One stretch of Pseudomonas sp. NC02 DNA includes these proteins:
- a CDS encoding MFS transporter has protein sequence MKTANTAREPRELNKLMFVKLMPLLIIAYVLSFLDRTNIALAKHHLDVDLGISAAAYGLGAGLFFLTYALSEIPSNLIMHKVGARFWIARIMVTWGLISAAMAFVQGETSFYILRLLLGIAEAGLFPGVMLYLTYWFNREQRARATGYFLLGVCFANIIGGPVGAALMRMDGLLGWHGWQWMFLLEGLPAVAFAWVVWCKLPDRPSKAPWLSAAEARGIEQRIAMETEEGAGEGGHSLKNWLTPQILLAIFVYFCHQITIYTVIFFLPSIISKYGELSTMSVGLLTSLPWIAAAAGAVLLPRFATTPTRARRLLITGLLTMALGLGIASVSGPVFSLLGFCVSAVMFFVVQSIIFLYPASRLKGVALAGGLGFVNACGLLGGFVGPSVMGAIEMSTGNATNGLKVIAVVLVVAALAALRLRQGQEPGHTSNEVGNPEASTR, from the coding sequence ATGAAGACTGCCAACACCGCCCGTGAACCACGGGAGTTGAACAAACTGATGTTCGTCAAGCTGATGCCCTTGCTGATCATCGCCTACGTGCTGAGCTTCCTGGACCGCACCAACATCGCCTTGGCCAAGCACCATCTTGACGTTGACCTGGGGATTTCAGCAGCGGCCTATGGCCTGGGCGCCGGGCTGTTTTTCCTGACCTATGCACTGTCGGAAATCCCCAGCAACCTGATCATGCACAAGGTCGGCGCGCGGTTCTGGATCGCCCGGATCATGGTGACCTGGGGCCTGATTTCGGCGGCCATGGCGTTCGTCCAGGGTGAGACCTCGTTCTATATCCTGCGCCTGCTGCTGGGCATTGCCGAAGCCGGCCTGTTTCCCGGGGTGATGCTGTACCTCACCTACTGGTTCAACCGCGAGCAACGGGCGCGGGCTACCGGGTATTTCCTGCTCGGCGTGTGTTTTGCCAACATCATCGGTGGCCCGGTGGGCGCGGCGTTGATGCGCATGGACGGGCTGCTCGGCTGGCACGGCTGGCAGTGGATGTTCCTGCTCGAAGGGCTGCCGGCAGTCGCGTTTGCCTGGGTGGTGTGGTGCAAGTTGCCGGACCGTCCGAGCAAGGCGCCATGGCTCTCGGCCGCAGAGGCGCGCGGGATTGAACAGCGCATCGCGATGGAGACCGAAGAGGGCGCAGGCGAGGGCGGGCATTCCCTGAAGAACTGGCTGACACCGCAGATCCTGCTGGCGATCTTTGTGTATTTTTGCCATCAGATCACCATCTACACCGTGATCTTTTTCCTGCCGAGCATCATCAGCAAATACGGTGAATTGAGCACCATGAGCGTCGGCTTGCTGACCTCATTGCCGTGGATTGCCGCAGCGGCCGGCGCTGTGTTGCTGCCGCGCTTTGCGACCACGCCCACCCGTGCCCGACGGCTGTTGATTACCGGTTTGCTGACCATGGCGTTGGGGCTGGGGATTGCCTCGGTGTCGGGGCCGGTGTTCAGCCTGCTGGGCTTTTGTGTGTCGGCGGTGATGTTCTTTGTGGTGCAGTCGATCATCTTTCTCTACCCGGCCTCGCGCCTCAAGGGCGTGGCGCTGGCGGGCGGGCTGGGCTTCGTCAATGCCTGCGGATTGCTCGGCGGGTTTGTCGGGCCGTCGGTGATGGGCGCGATCGAGATGAGCACCGGCAATGCCACGAATGGCTTGAAAGTGATTGCCGTGGTGCTGGTGGTGGCCGCGTTGGCCGCCTTGCGTTTGCGTCAGGGGCAGGAGCCCGGTCACACCAGCAACGAGGTAGGAAACCCCGAAGCCAGCACCAGGTAA
- a CDS encoding low temperature requirement protein A — MALSRSLLRGRGSHDSGKVGMVELFFDLVFVFAVTQLSHSLLAHLSIGGAVQVALVMVAVWWVWIFTSWVTNWLDPEKIPIRIGLFGLMVAGLLLSSSIPKAFTDRGLLFAGAYVFMQVGRTLFALWAVRGESLNMTRNFQRILAWMLFSGVFWITGALLEGEQRLAFWALALLIELISPSVYFWVPGLGPSTLADWNVEGNHMAERCGLFVIIALGESLLVTGATFAELPWSVDGLAAFLVAVVGSIALWWIYFDSGAERAHHRIASSADPGRQARIAYTYLHVLIVAGIIVSAVADELVLVHPGHASQAGVVAIIAGPWLFLLGSALFKWVMSDRPLPPFSHLGGLLMLLVLLPLGLQQVFSALVLGALTSAVLVIVAIWENRSLHSLTEVSH, encoded by the coding sequence ATGGCCCTATCCCGTTCCTTGCTGCGTGGGCGCGGCAGTCATGACAGCGGCAAGGTTGGCATGGTCGAGCTGTTTTTCGACCTGGTGTTCGTGTTTGCCGTGACCCAGTTGTCCCATTCGCTGCTCGCCCACTTGTCCATCGGCGGTGCCGTGCAGGTGGCGTTGGTGATGGTCGCGGTGTGGTGGGTGTGGATCTTCACTTCGTGGGTCACCAACTGGCTGGACCCGGAAAAAATCCCGATCCGCATCGGCCTGTTCGGTTTGATGGTGGCGGGCCTGTTGCTGTCCTCGTCGATCCCCAAGGCGTTTACCGATCGCGGGCTGTTGTTCGCCGGCGCCTATGTGTTCATGCAGGTAGGACGCACGCTGTTTGCGTTGTGGGCGGTGCGCGGCGAGTCGCTGAACATGACCCGCAATTTCCAGCGGATCCTGGCGTGGATGCTGTTTTCCGGGGTGTTCTGGATCACCGGTGCGCTGCTCGAAGGCGAGCAGCGCCTGGCCTTCTGGGCCCTGGCGCTGTTGATCGAGTTGATTTCCCCGTCGGTGTATTTCTGGGTGCCCGGGCTTGGGCCCTCGACGCTTGCGGACTGGAATGTGGAAGGCAACCACATGGCCGAACGCTGCGGCCTGTTTGTGATCATCGCCCTCGGTGAGTCGTTGCTGGTGACCGGTGCGACCTTCGCCGAACTGCCCTGGAGCGTGGACGGGCTGGCGGCATTCCTGGTGGCAGTGGTGGGCAGCATCGCCCTGTGGTGGATCTATTTCGACAGCGGCGCCGAGCGCGCCCACCATCGCATTGCCAGCTCTGCCGACCCGGGCCGTCAGGCGCGGATCGCCTACACCTACCTGCATGTATTGATCGTCGCCGGGATTATCGTCAGCGCCGTGGCCGACGAACTGGTGCTGGTGCATCCGGGGCATGCCAGCCAGGCGGGCGTGGTGGCGATCATCGCCGGCCCGTGGTTGTTCCTGCTGGGCAGTGCGCTGTTCAAGTGGGTGATGAGCGACCGACCGTTGCCACCGTTTTCGCACCTGGGCGGCTTGCTGATGTTACTGGTGTTGCTGCCGCTGGGATTGCAGCAGGTGTTTTCGGCGTTGGTACTGGGGGCGTTGACGTCGGCGGTGTTGGTGATCGTGGCGATCTGGGAAAATCGCTCGCTGCACAGCCTGACCGAAGTTTCACACTGA
- a CDS encoding SDR family oxidoreductase, whose protein sequence is MSVLQRLQPYPGLRVLISGGAAGIGEVLAAAYLEAGAKVHVCDVSEAALAAFRDKYPGTVATRADVSDATQIEAVFQVQREQFGGLDVLVNNAGIAGPTGGIDAISDAEWQATININLTAQYRFAHHAVPMLKESSHGHLLHIASVAGRLGYAWRTPYAATKWAIVGLMKSLASELGESDIRVNALLPGIVEGPRMDGVIRARAEQVGVPEAEMRQEYLNKISLKRMVTAEDVAAMALFLCSPAARNVTGQAISVDGNVEYL, encoded by the coding sequence ATGAGTGTCCTACAGCGGCTGCAGCCTTATCCTGGGTTACGTGTGTTGATTTCCGGCGGGGCTGCCGGCATCGGTGAAGTGTTGGCGGCGGCCTATCTGGAGGCGGGTGCCAAGGTGCATGTGTGTGATGTCAGCGAAGCGGCCCTGGCGGCGTTTCGCGACAAGTACCCGGGCACTGTCGCCACCCGTGCCGACGTGAGCGATGCCACGCAGATCGAGGCGGTGTTCCAGGTGCAGCGCGAGCAATTCGGCGGGCTGGATGTACTGGTCAACAACGCCGGGATTGCCGGGCCCACCGGCGGCATCGACGCCATCAGCGATGCCGAGTGGCAAGCCACGATCAATATCAACCTGACGGCGCAATACCGCTTTGCCCACCACGCGGTGCCGATGCTCAAGGAATCGTCCCACGGCCATCTGCTGCATATCGCCTCGGTCGCCGGGCGCCTCGGCTACGCCTGGCGCACGCCGTATGCGGCGACCAAATGGGCCATCGTCGGCCTGATGAAATCCCTGGCCTCGGAGCTGGGCGAAAGCGACATCCGCGTCAACGCCTTGCTGCCCGGCATCGTTGAAGGCCCGCGCATGGACGGCGTGATCCGCGCCCGTGCCGAACAGGTCGGTGTGCCGGAAGCCGAGATGCGCCAGGAATACCTGAACAAGATCTCCCTCAAGCGCATGGTCACCGCCGAAGACGTCGCGGCCATGGCCTTGTTTCTCTGCTCGCCCGCCGCCCGCAATGTCACCGGCCAGGCGATCAGTGTCGACGGTAACGTCGAGTACCTGTAG
- a CDS encoding MFS transporter, with the protein MQNPSRPDSARSKVGAVFRVTSGNFLEQFDFFLFGFYATYIAAAFFPAANEFASLMMTFAVFGAGFLMRPLGAIILGAYIDDVGRRKGLIVTLAIMASGTLLIVLVPGYHTIGLWAPLLVLMGRLLQGFSAGAELGGVSVYLAEMATPGRKGFYTSWQSGSQQISIVVAAALGYGLNQWMEPAVVADWGWRIPFAIGCVIIPFIFVLRRNLQETEEFANRKHRPTMREVLATLVKNWTIVIGGMMMVAMTTTAFYLITVYAPTFGKTVLNLTTADALLVTLLVAVSNFIWLPIGGTLSDRFGRKPVLIAMTALTVLTAYPALSYVVNAPSFAHMLETLLWFSFLYGMYNGAMIPALTEIMPVEVRVAGFSLAYSLATAIFGGFTPAISTWFIHETGDKASPAYWLMFAALCALCATFALYRRASARLQVA; encoded by the coding sequence ATGCAAAACCCTTCACGGCCTGACTCTGCCCGCTCCAAAGTCGGCGCGGTCTTTCGCGTCACCTCCGGCAACTTTCTCGAACAGTTCGACTTCTTTCTGTTCGGTTTCTATGCCACCTATATCGCCGCCGCCTTCTTCCCTGCCGCTAATGAATTTGCGTCATTAATGATGACCTTCGCCGTGTTCGGCGCGGGCTTTTTGATGCGTCCGCTGGGGGCTATCATCCTCGGCGCGTACATCGATGATGTGGGCCGTCGCAAAGGCTTGATCGTGACCCTGGCGATCATGGCCAGTGGCACCCTGCTGATCGTGCTGGTGCCCGGCTATCACACCATTGGTTTGTGGGCACCGCTGCTGGTGCTGATGGGCCGGCTGTTGCAAGGTTTCTCGGCCGGTGCCGAACTGGGCGGCGTGTCGGTGTACCTGGCCGAAATGGCCACCCCGGGCCGCAAGGGTTTCTATACCAGTTGGCAATCGGGTAGCCAGCAGATCTCCATCGTGGTCGCGGCCGCCCTGGGTTATGGCCTGAACCAGTGGATGGAACCAGCCGTGGTTGCCGATTGGGGCTGGCGCATTCCGTTCGCCATCGGCTGCGTGATCATCCCGTTCATCTTCGTCCTGCGCCGCAACCTGCAGGAAACCGAAGAGTTCGCCAACCGCAAGCATCGCCCGACCATGCGCGAAGTGCTGGCCACCCTGGTGAAGAACTGGACCATCGTGATCGGCGGCATGATGATGGTGGCGATGACCACCACGGCCTTCTACCTGATCACCGTGTACGCACCCACCTTCGGCAAAACCGTACTCAACCTGACCACCGCCGACGCCCTGCTGGTGACCCTGCTGGTGGCCGTGTCGAACTTCATCTGGCTGCCCATCGGTGGCACCCTCAGTGACCGTTTTGGCCGCAAGCCGGTGCTGATCGCCATGACTGCTTTGACCGTGCTGACCGCTTACCCGGCACTTTCCTACGTGGTCAATGCGCCAAGCTTCGCGCACATGCTGGAAACCCTGCTGTGGTTCTCCTTCCTCTACGGCATGTACAACGGTGCCATGATCCCGGCCCTGACCGAGATCATGCCGGTGGAAGTGCGTGTGGCCGGCTTCTCCCTGGCCTATAGCCTGGCGACCGCGATCTTCGGCGGTTTTACCCCGGCGATTTCCACCTGGTTCATCCACGAGACGGGCGACAAGGCATCGCCCGCCTACTGGCTGATGTTCGCCGCGCTGTGCGCCCTGTGCGCGACGTTCGCGCTGTATCGCCGCGCCAGCGCCCGTCTGCAAGTTGCCTGA
- a CDS encoding substrate-binding domain-containing protein, which produces MNPMLKTLAALAIGSLAMVAHAEELKVMTSGGFTAAYKVLGAQYATQSGDTLDTILGPSMGKAPEAIPNRLARGEHADVVIMVGYALDELIKQGKVDKASRVELADSRIGLVVKEGAAKPSIATDAELKTVLTNAKSVAYSDSASGVYVEKELFKKLGMPSKGTMIERIPVASQVAKGDYEVGLQQVSELLPIPGVTYVGKIPEDVQSVTRFAAGIPVNAQHPAQAKKLLQFLASPQAQPVVQSTGLDSVSH; this is translated from the coding sequence ATGAACCCCATGCTGAAAACACTGGCGGCACTGGCGATCGGTTCCCTGGCGATGGTCGCCCACGCCGAAGAGCTGAAAGTCATGACCTCCGGCGGCTTCACCGCTGCCTACAAGGTGCTGGGTGCGCAATACGCCACCCAGAGCGGCGACACCCTCGACACCATCCTCGGCCCGTCGATGGGCAAGGCGCCGGAAGCGATTCCCAACCGCCTGGCCCGTGGCGAACACGCCGACGTGGTGATCATGGTCGGCTACGCATTGGATGAGCTGATCAAGCAAGGCAAGGTCGACAAGGCGTCCCGGGTTGAACTGGCGGACTCGCGCATCGGCCTGGTGGTCAAGGAAGGCGCGGCCAAGCCCTCGATTGCCACCGATGCCGAACTGAAGACGGTACTGACCAACGCCAAATCCGTCGCGTACTCGGACAGCGCCAGCGGCGTCTACGTCGAAAAGGAACTGTTCAAGAAGCTCGGCATGCCGTCCAAGGGCACCATGATCGAACGCATCCCGGTGGCCTCACAGGTGGCCAAGGGTGATTACGAAGTGGGCTTGCAACAGGTGTCCGAACTGCTGCCGATTCCAGGCGTGACCTACGTCGGAAAGATCCCCGAAGACGTGCAGTCCGTCACCCGTTTTGCCGCGGGCATTCCGGTAAATGCGCAGCACCCGGCGCAGGCGAAAAAGCTCCTGCAATTCCTCGCCTCGCCCCAGGCGCAACCGGTGGTGCAATCCACCGGCCTGGATTCGGTCTCACACTGA
- a CDS encoding GntR family transcriptional regulator — translation MTDGPLLLPTLRQVSRDTLQDQVYRQIREALMSGRFQPGQKLTIRGLAEALGSSPMPVREALQRLSAENAFEVTETSRLRVRMMTVERLREIRDARVALEGLLAEKAVLLLEKADLDEISDLCQQMQQAADEVDVSRYLWTNFAFHRRIYAVAQAELTMAAVENFWLHMGPCFALVAPDKAHLQRSMEAHTRIVEALAARDGAGARAAVTDDIMQAADSLARLLVKNDRSRSSVSGGKRA, via the coding sequence ATGACAGATGGCCCGCTTCTCCTTCCCACCTTGCGCCAGGTGTCCCGCGATACCTTGCAAGACCAGGTCTATCGCCAGATCCGCGAAGCCTTGATGAGTGGTCGTTTCCAGCCCGGCCAGAAACTCACCATCCGCGGCCTCGCCGAAGCCCTCGGCTCCAGCCCCATGCCAGTGCGCGAAGCCCTCCAGCGCCTCAGCGCCGAAAACGCCTTTGAAGTCACCGAAACCTCTCGTCTGCGGGTACGCATGATGACGGTCGAACGCCTGCGGGAAATCCGCGATGCGCGGGTCGCCCTGGAAGGTTTGCTGGCAGAAAAGGCCGTATTGCTCCTGGAAAAAGCCGACCTCGACGAAATCTCCGACCTCTGCCAACAGATGCAACAGGCCGCCGACGAAGTCGACGTTTCCCGCTACCTGTGGACCAACTTCGCCTTTCACCGTCGGATCTATGCCGTCGCCCAGGCCGAATTGACCATGGCCGCCGTGGAAAACTTCTGGCTGCACATGGGCCCGTGTTTTGCCCTGGTCGCCCCCGATAAGGCTCACTTACAACGCTCGATGGAGGCGCATACGCGCATCGTCGAAGCCCTGGCCGCCCGCGATGGCGCCGGTGCCCGCGCGGCCGTGACCGATGACATCATGCAGGCCGCCGATTCCCTGGCGCGCCTGCTCGTCAAGAACGACCGTTCGCGGTCGTCTGTTTCAGGAGGTAAACGTGCATGA
- a CDS encoding 5-carboxymethyl-2-hydroxymuconate Delta-isomerase, with the protein MPHLHLEYTANLTELAVEKTLLRLNNVLMASGQFGSEFDIKSRALKVETFQVGTSISPRAFIAVKLSLLSGRSPQVKKQLSESLLAALQDLGDWPADLQVQLSVLLVDMDRESYSKVTIG; encoded by the coding sequence ATGCCGCATCTGCATCTGGAATACACCGCCAATCTCACAGAGCTGGCCGTTGAGAAAACCTTGTTGCGGCTCAACAACGTGCTGATGGCGTCCGGGCAGTTCGGTTCCGAGTTCGATATCAAAAGCCGCGCGCTGAAGGTGGAGACATTCCAGGTTGGCACGTCCATCAGCCCGCGCGCTTTTATCGCGGTGAAGCTGTCGCTGCTCAGCGGGCGTTCACCGCAGGTCAAGAAGCAATTGTCGGAAAGCCTGTTGGCGGCGCTGCAGGACCTGGGCGATTGGCCTGCAGACCTGCAGGTACAGCTCAGTGTCTTGCTGGTCGATATGGATCGCGAGTCCTACAGCAAAGTCACCATCGGCTGA
- a CDS encoding LysR substrate-binding domain-containing protein — protein MNRNELRKADINLMVVFETLMLERNVTRVAEKLFLGQPTISSALNRLRTLFNDPLFIRVGHRMEPTARAEEIIKHLSPALDSLSSALSLTHDFDPSISTMTFRIGLSDDVEFGLLPPLLRALRQEAPQVVFVVQHVDYWRIPDLLGSGDITVGITQTRGLPANAKRKLLRHIRPCLLRADASDKPLTLDEYCARPHVLVSHTANVSGFADEWLAEIGRKRHVVLSVPQYSALPALLAGTDMIASLPDYTAQAMAAGGNLFCEPFPFETPTLDLSMVWLSHVDTDPAERWMRSRLEAFMSERDMLPVVASKS, from the coding sequence ATGAATCGCAATGAATTACGCAAGGCCGACATCAATTTGATGGTGGTCTTTGAAACCTTGATGCTCGAACGCAACGTGACCCGGGTGGCGGAGAAGCTGTTTCTCGGGCAACCCACCATCAGTTCGGCCCTCAACCGCCTGCGTACGTTGTTCAATGACCCGCTGTTCATTCGTGTCGGCCATCGGATGGAACCTACCGCGCGGGCCGAGGAAATCATCAAGCACCTGTCGCCGGCCCTCGACTCCTTGTCGTCGGCCCTGAGCCTGACCCACGATTTCGACCCGTCCATCAGCACCATGACCTTTCGCATCGGCCTGTCCGATGACGTCGAGTTCGGCCTGCTGCCGCCGCTGCTGCGCGCCTTGCGCCAGGAAGCGCCGCAGGTGGTGTTCGTGGTGCAGCATGTGGATTACTGGCGCATCCCTGACCTGCTGGGTTCCGGGGATATCACCGTCGGCATCACCCAGACCCGCGGCCTGCCGGCCAATGCCAAGCGCAAATTATTGCGGCATATCCGCCCGTGCCTGCTGCGGGCGGATGCCTCGGACAAACCCCTGACCCTCGACGAATATTGCGCACGGCCCCATGTGCTGGTGTCCCACACCGCCAACGTGTCCGGGTTTGCCGATGAGTGGCTGGCGGAAATCGGTCGCAAGCGCCACGTGGTGCTCTCGGTGCCGCAATACAGCGCATTGCCGGCGCTGCTCGCCGGCACCGACATGATCGCCAGCCTGCCGGATTACACCGCCCAGGCCATGGCCGCCGGGGGCAATCTGTTCTGTGAACCGTTCCCGTTCGAAACCCCGACCCTGGATTTGTCGATGGTCTGGCTCAGCCACGTTGACACCGATCCGGCGGAGCGCTGGATGCGTTCGCGGCTGGAGGCGTTCATGAGCGAGCGGGACATGCTGCCGGTGGTCGCATCCAAATCTTGA
- a CDS encoding MFS transporter, which translates to MATLKKASLRSIHRHSWVSLLVCWMIWILNAYDREIVLRLGPTISKHFDLSADQWGTMATVIMLALALLDIPGSMWSDRYGGGWKRARFQVPLVLGYTAISFLSGFKALSGNLATFIALRVGVNLGAGWGEPVGVSNTAEWWPVERRGFALGAHHTGYPIGAMLSGIVASFVISTFGEDNWRYVFFFAFVVALPLMIFWARYSTAERITALYVDIAAKGMTPPDNAPASQVKGHAWRTFIATLRNRNIALTAGNTMLTQVVYMGVNIVLPAYLYNIAGLSLAESAGMSVVFTLTGILGQLVWPSLSDIIGRRVTLIICGVWMAASVGAFYFANTLTLIIVVQLLFGLVANAVWPIYYAVACDSAEPSATSTANGIITTAMFIGGGLAPVLMGSLIAMGGGWTTLHGYTVCFFVMAGCALGGALLQLFSHRPPALVAQLEP; encoded by the coding sequence ATGGCAACCTTGAAAAAAGCCTCGCTGCGCAGTATTCACCGGCACTCCTGGGTGTCGCTGCTGGTGTGCTGGATGATCTGGATCCTCAACGCCTACGACCGTGAGATCGTGCTGCGCCTGGGGCCGACCATCTCCAAGCATTTCGATTTGTCGGCCGACCAGTGGGGCACCATGGCCACGGTGATCATGCTGGCCCTGGCGCTGCTGGATATTCCCGGCTCGATGTGGAGTGACCGCTACGGCGGTGGCTGGAAGCGCGCACGGTTCCAGGTGCCGCTGGTGCTGGGCTACACGGCTATTTCGTTCCTCTCCGGGTTCAAGGCCCTGAGCGGCAACCTCGCGACCTTTATCGCGCTGCGGGTTGGCGTCAACCTCGGCGCAGGCTGGGGCGAGCCGGTGGGCGTGAGCAACACCGCCGAATGGTGGCCGGTGGAGCGTCGTGGTTTTGCCCTTGGCGCGCACCACACCGGTTACCCGATCGGCGCCATGCTCAGTGGCATCGTCGCCAGCTTTGTCATCAGCACCTTCGGTGAAGACAACTGGCGCTACGTGTTCTTCTTCGCGTTTGTGGTGGCGTTGCCGCTGATGATTTTCTGGGCGCGGTATTCCACCGCCGAACGCATCACCGCGCTGTACGTCGACATCGCCGCCAAGGGCATGACCCCGCCGGACAACGCACCGGCCAGCCAAGTGAAGGGCCACGCCTGGCGCACGTTTATCGCCACATTGCGCAACCGCAATATCGCCCTGACGGCGGGTAATACGATGCTGACCCAAGTGGTGTACATGGGCGTCAACATCGTGCTGCCGGCCTACCTGTACAACATCGCCGGGCTGTCCCTGGCCGAGTCGGCGGGGATGAGCGTGGTGTTCACCTTGACCGGGATTCTCGGGCAACTGGTGTGGCCGTCGCTGTCGGACATCATTGGCCGGCGCGTCACCCTGATCATCTGCGGGGTGTGGATGGCCGCCAGTGTCGGTGCGTTCTACTTCGCCAACACCCTGACCCTGATCATCGTCGTGCAACTGCTGTTCGGCCTGGTGGCCAACGCAGTGTGGCCGATCTACTACGCGGTGGCCTGCGACTCGGCCGAGCCGTCGGCGACCTCCACCGCCAACGGCATCATCACCACCGCGATGTTTATCGGTGGCGGCCTGGCGCCGGTGCTGATGGGCAGCCTGATTGCCATGGGCGGCGGCTGGACCACCTTGCACGGCTACACGGTGTGCTTCTTCGTGATGGCCGGCTGTGCCCTGGGCGGGGCGCTGCTGCAACTGTTTTCCCATCGCCCGCCGGCGCTGGTTGCGCAACTCGAACCCTAG
- a CDS encoding 3-keto-5-aminohexanoate cleavage protein: MSKNRPVIITCAVTGAIHTPSMSPHLPITAQEIADAAIGAAEAGAAIVHLHARDPIDGRPSQDPALFAEFLPHIKAASDVVINITTGGAPTMGVEERLQPVMQFKPELASLNMGSMNFGLYEMLNRFTEFKHDWERPYLEESDDRIFRNTFRDITHILNSCAENRTRFEIECYDIGHLYTAAHFLERGLLKPPLFIQSVFGLRGGIGGHPEDLAHMRRTADRLFGDDYVWSILGAGRGQIPLATMGLSMGSNARVGLEDSLWDGPGKLAASNADQVRRIRTVIEALGHQVATPDEAREILGLKGRDQVNF; the protein is encoded by the coding sequence ATGTCCAAAAATCGTCCTGTGATCATCACCTGCGCCGTCACCGGTGCCATCCATACGCCGTCGATGTCGCCGCATTTGCCGATCACCGCGCAGGAAATTGCCGACGCCGCCATCGGTGCCGCCGAAGCCGGCGCCGCCATTGTCCACCTGCATGCCCGTGATCCCATCGATGGCCGTCCCAGCCAGGACCCCGCGCTGTTCGCCGAATTCCTGCCGCACATCAAGGCCGCCAGCGACGTGGTGATCAATATCACCACCGGCGGCGCACCGACCATGGGCGTCGAAGAACGCCTGCAACCGGTGATGCAGTTCAAGCCGGAACTGGCCTCGCTGAACATGGGCTCGATGAACTTCGGCCTGTACGAAATGCTCAACCGCTTCACCGAGTTCAAGCATGACTGGGAGCGTCCGTACCTGGAAGAAAGCGACGACCGGATCTTTCGCAATACCTTCCGCGACATTACCCACATCCTCAATTCCTGCGCCGAGAACCGCACCCGTTTTGAAATCGAGTGCTACGACATCGGCCACCTGTACACCGCCGCCCATTTCCTGGAGCGCGGCCTGCTGAAACCACCGTTGTTTATCCAGTCGGTATTCGGTTTGCGCGGCGGCATCGGCGGGCACCCGGAAGACCTGGCCCATATGCGCCGCACCGCCGACCGCCTGTTTGGCGACGACTACGTGTGGTCGATCCTCGGCGCCGGCCGTGGGCAAATTCCGCTGGCCACCATGGGCCTGTCCATGGGCAGCAACGCCCGGGTCGGCCTGGAGGATTCGCTGTGGGATGGCCCGGGCAAACTGGCCGCGTCCAACGCCGACCAGGTACGGCGCATTCGCACAGTGATCGAAGCCCTCGGCCATCAGGTCGCCACGCCGGATGAAGCGCGGGAAATCCTCGGGCTCAAGGGGCGCGACCAAGTCAATTTCTAA
- a CDS encoding SMP-30/gluconolactonase/LRE family protein translates to MRIEVLVDVKTTLGEGPVWDVEQQRLYWIDSADGRILRCTEDGRELRAWDVGQKIGSMALRHSGEQAIVALQNGVHLLDLNSGELALVIDPEPALPNNRLNDGKVDRQGRFVFGSMDTLEDSASAKLYRLDADLSLHTLDEGIIVSNGPCWSPAGDTLYFCDTWSGEIWAYDYDPASGAVSNRRTFAKVDTSGGGAADGCTVDAEGCLWQALVYAGKLVRYTPDGEVDRIIQMPVKKVTSLTFGGPNLDTLFVTSMAKPPLPRFPADGQQRGALFAITGLGVQGIAERRFAS, encoded by the coding sequence ATGCGTATCGAAGTGCTTGTGGACGTGAAGACCACCCTGGGCGAAGGCCCGGTGTGGGACGTCGAACAACAACGGTTGTACTGGATCGACAGCGCCGACGGCCGGATCCTGCGCTGCACCGAGGATGGGCGCGAATTGCGCGCCTGGGATGTGGGCCAGAAAATCGGCTCCATGGCCCTGCGCCATAGCGGCGAGCAAGCCATCGTCGCCCTGCAAAACGGCGTGCACCTCCTGGACCTCAACAGCGGCGAACTGGCCCTGGTGATCGACCCGGAACCCGCACTGCCCAACAACCGCCTCAACGACGGCAAGGTCGACCGCCAGGGGCGCTTTGTCTTCGGCTCCATGGACACCCTCGAAGACAGCGCCAGCGCCAAACTCTACCGCCTCGACGCGGACCTGAGCCTGCACACCCTGGACGAAGGCATCATCGTGTCCAACGGCCCGTGCTGGAGCCCGGCGGGCGATACGCTCTACTTTTGCGACACCTGGTCCGGCGAGATCTGGGCCTATGACTACGACCCTGCCAGCGGCGCGGTGAGCAATCGACGCACCTTCGCGAAGGTCGATACCAGCGGCGGTGGCGCTGCCGACGGCTGCACCGTGGATGCCGAAGGCTGCCTGTGGCAGGCGCTGGTCTACGCCGGAAAACTGGTGCGCTACACACCCGACGGCGAGGTCGACCGGATCATCCAGATGCCGGTGAAAAAGGTCACCAGCCTGACCTTTGGCGGGCCGAACCTGGACACCCTGTTTGTCACCTCCATGGCCAAGCCACCGTTGCCGCGTTTCCCGGCCGACGGTCAGCAGCGCGGGGCGCTTTTTGCGATCACCGGGCTGGGCGTGCAAGGAATAGCCGAGCGACGGTTCGCCAGCTAG